One segment of Castanea sativa cultivar Marrone di Chiusa Pesio chromosome 3, ASM4071231v1 DNA contains the following:
- the LOC142628854 gene encoding uncharacterized protein LOC142628854, translating to MPYHECLQKLASKFGKIQYQYVPRMQNQIANALETMASMMDGPKEDEARPIVVEQKEEPAYCMSIEEDKGMNGESEWYSDILQYLKDDQLTIRRFSTNHIICGERLYTYDGIYLICVTVKEAQQIIEEVHESSYGPHINAHILSRKIMRQGFYWTAMEIDCVAHVQKCHQC from the coding sequence ATGCCTTACCATGAATGTCTTCAGAAGTTGGCCTCGAAATTCGGTAAGATTCAATACCAATATGTTCCAAGAATGCAGAATCAGATTGCAAATGCTTTAGAAACAATGGCATCTATGATGGATGGACCTAAAGAGGATGAAGCTCGACCAATAGTGGTGGAACAAAAAGAAGAGCCGGCTTATTGTATGTCAATAGAAGAAGATAAGGGAATGAATGGGGAAAGTGAATGGTATTCAGACATTTTACAGTACCTCAAGGATGACCAATTGACCATTAGAAGGTTTTCCACTAATCATATTATTTGTGGAGAGAGGCTTTACACATATGATGGAATTTATCTCATTTGTGTAACTGTCAAGGAAGCACAACAAATAATTGAAGAGGTTCATGAGTCAAGTTATGGGCCACATATAAATGCACACATATTGTCACGAAAAATAATGAGACAAGGTTTTTACTGGACTGCTATGGAAATAGACTGCGTAGCTCATGTTCAGAAGTGCCATCAATGCTGA